In Leptospira harrisiae, a genomic segment contains:
- the dut gene encoding dUTP diphosphatase, with protein sequence MKLPEIHIQILKEGAVVPEYKTSGSAGMDLSACLSENLILPNGKVVFVPTGLAMAIPEGYEGQIRPRSGFSTKNRIMMPNSPGTIDSDYRGEILIPLLNLSGADFVLEPGTRVAQIVFQAVAQLPVQVVTELSTTERGAGGFGSTGK encoded by the coding sequence ATGAAATTACCTGAAATTCATATTCAGATTTTAAAAGAGGGAGCAGTGGTCCCTGAATACAAAACCTCTGGTTCCGCAGGAATGGATTTGTCTGCTTGCCTATCTGAAAACCTTATCCTTCCGAATGGCAAAGTGGTCTTTGTTCCTACAGGACTTGCCATGGCGATCCCGGAAGGATACGAAGGCCAAATTCGACCAAGGAGTGGATTTTCCACAAAGAACCGAATTATGATGCCAAATAGCCCGGGAACCATCGATTCCGATTACCGGGGAGAAATTCTCATCCCACTTCTAAACTTAAGTGGGGCCGATTTTGTTTTGGAGCCCGGAACTCGGGTTGCCCAAATTGTGTTCCAAGCAGTGGCACAGCTTCCGGTCCAAGTGGTAACAGAACTTTCTACCACAGAGAGGGGAGCCGGCGGGTTTGGAAGCACAGGAAAATAA
- a CDS encoding M16 family metallopeptidase, which produces MVSVVECKRTVLPNGLTVLFQPMKHASSMGVGVFLKQGSLAETNSEHGYFHFLEHMLFKDTKNRTSKEIAESIERVGGILNGSTGREYTQYYVVAIKDQAELAFDILSDMLFRPLFRKEDIHIEKGVIMEEMRSYEDAPDDFVYDYYFRNIFGKSPYGRDIIGTKKSVTGVSEKSIRTFFEKHYFPKNMVISVSGNFTWEKILDLTNKYFSFENPKGKNPTELIIPAPKKSYSKHLERRKIEQFHIMLGVNGNKRDYRTVTVTQLISTILGGGMASRLFQNIREKEGLCYSIYSFPSYYKTTGLFSISSATSKEKAARCVELILKELESISKNGFSKSELADAKSNQMGSIAIGYELPENRMNNIGLQEIYYGKYFSLEDRMKSIKSVTLDEINETAKQLFDLKKVHLSCVGDMSESQFSKIPTQFGG; this is translated from the coding sequence ATGGTTTCTGTCGTCGAATGCAAACGAACCGTTTTACCCAATGGGTTAACGGTTCTCTTCCAACCTATGAAACACGCATCCTCAATGGGGGTGGGTGTTTTTTTGAAACAGGGCAGTCTTGCCGAAACCAATTCCGAACATGGATACTTTCACTTTTTAGAGCATATGCTCTTTAAGGATACGAAGAACAGAACCAGTAAAGAAATCGCTGAATCCATCGAAAGAGTGGGTGGAATTTTAAATGGATCCACTGGACGTGAATACACCCAATACTATGTAGTTGCTATTAAGGATCAGGCCGAACTTGCTTTTGATATCCTTTCCGATATGCTCTTTCGTCCTCTTTTTCGTAAAGAAGACATCCATATCGAAAAAGGTGTCATTATGGAAGAGATGCGTTCTTATGAAGATGCTCCCGATGATTTTGTTTATGATTATTACTTTCGTAATATATTCGGGAAGTCACCTTACGGCCGTGATATCATTGGAACAAAAAAATCGGTCACTGGGGTGAGTGAAAAATCCATACGGACTTTTTTTGAAAAACATTATTTCCCTAAAAATATGGTGATTTCCGTATCTGGAAATTTCACTTGGGAAAAAATTTTAGACCTAACTAACAAATATTTTTCTTTTGAAAATCCTAAGGGAAAAAATCCGACGGAGCTTATCATTCCAGCACCTAAAAAAAGTTATTCGAAACATTTGGAACGCCGTAAAATCGAACAGTTTCATATCATGCTTGGTGTGAATGGAAATAAAAGAGATTACCGAACTGTGACTGTGACCCAACTCATCTCTACGATTCTTGGTGGAGGAATGGCATCTCGTCTTTTCCAAAACATCAGAGAAAAAGAAGGACTATGTTACAGCATTTATAGTTTTCCTTCTTATTACAAAACCACAGGACTATTTTCCATCTCTTCTGCCACTTCGAAAGAAAAGGCAGCTCGTTGTGTGGAACTGATTTTAAAGGAACTGGAAAGTATTTCCAAAAATGGCTTTTCCAAATCAGAACTTGCCGATGCAAAGTCCAACCAAATGGGTTCGATTGCCATCGGTTATGAACTTCCCGAAAACCGAATGAATAATATAGGCCTCCAAGAAATCTATTACGGTAAGTATTTTTCTTTGGAAGACCGAATGAAATCCATTAAATCCGTAACCTTGGACGAAATCAACGAAACCGCTAAACAACTGTTTGATTTAAAGAAAGTTCATTTGTCTTGTGTGGGTGATATGTCAGAATCTCAGTTTTCCAAAATCCCTACGCAGTTCGGTGGTTAG